In a single window of the Drosophila albomicans strain 15112-1751.03 chromosome 3, ASM965048v2, whole genome shotgun sequence genome:
- the LOC117567030 gene encoding uncharacterized protein LOC117567030 isoform X1 yields the protein MFDCNTFNSFDCSPYYNGCPPTSASLITEFPKQTGPFVEKKFSNFIPPTFLLNRNAPKSKVKTRSCSCSAKTPKVSFNCKCKDKGISDCRKIDKESGQRVCNKSCDAKSDNVSEADDHRVIGKSSSGKRVYWKTGNGEEAQEKSSKDKRAYRKTGYGKELQGKSSNDNQVQAKSSSGAIPPESNPNNTLGISGDPQASEGVWSGPDPVIPVYDYRDELNPMNQVLVTNEMPVLNEMPRPLNEMPAAGLPTRKNPQFDPCTGQERQAPSQQQAIYAAPFDYMYPNYCPIPSSPLPCCPCPAAINMYAPMPGFQQPANINEPGENAVEATNPTSGSTSREGVEKSTDKRNASNQEASTQQKEKTKNSKRENNRAMKIVKCNDVSKDLIKQICNSLQISRPPVDCYIVLPIPMAAKSKSKTKTSSSESKKSFDYDSTSAAESNVAPPPERKSANAAPPAKLKCKTPTRNCGCNTTITGKFDESSDNSEGTPASKDKDKGKDDNNGACCSTGGCYYRPRYKYCYNPCTGCFYWRKQCCCCNGCCSNGAGGGGSCPIQKQAGKPDAKSSNSTPSSSKKKTDTLKDSSRISTQSKRSTAGALSAFQPCSQDTYNQWMGFQQQPTSMTRPPLCYRSPRFFPSQFQMNSRRFVSQSQLNGRHQSPDIDWTPQ from the exons ATGTTTGACTGTAATACGTTTAA TAGCTTTGACTGCAGCCCATATTACAATGGAtg CCCTCCTACAAGTGCTTCACTTATTACAGAGTTTCCGAAACAAACTGGGCCCTTTGTTGAGAAGAAGTTCTCAAATTTTATTCCCCCTACTTTTTTGCTTAATAGAAATGCCCCTAAATCTAAGGTTAAAACGCGTAGCTGCAGTTGCTCTGCTAAAACTCCAAAAGTTTCGtttaattgtaaatgtaaAGACAAAGGAATTTCAGACTGTAGGAAGATTGATAAGGAATCCGGACAACGAGTTTGTAACAAATCCTGTGATGCTAAGAGCGACAATGTCTCTGAAGCCGATGATCATCGAGTTATAGGGAAGTCGAGCAGCGGAAAACGAGTTTATTGGAAGACTGGGAATGGTGAAGAAGCTCAAGAGAAATCTAGCAAGGATAAGAGAGCTTATAGGAAGACTGGGTACGGTAAAGAGCTTCAAGGCAAGTCTAGCAATGATAATCAAGTCCAAGCGAAATCGAGCAGTGGAGCAATACCTCCCGAATCGAATCCAAATAACACTCTAGGAATCTCAGGGGATCCCCAGGCGTCTGAGGGTGTATGGTCTGGCCCAGATCCTGTAATACCTGTGTACGATTATCGGGACGAATTAAATCCAATGAACCAAGTATTGGTCACAAATGAGATGCCTGTTTTGAATGAAATGCCTCGACCTCTCAACGAGATGCCTGCTGCAGGGCTGCCCACTCGAAAGAATCCTCAGTTTGATCCCTGCACAGGCCAGGAACGCCAAGCTCCGTCTCAACAGCAGGCAATATACGCAGCGCCCTTTGACTATATGTATCCAAATTATTGTCCCATCCCGTCTAGTCCCTTGCCATGTTGTCCTTGTCCAGCAgctataaatatgtatgctcCAATGCCAGGTTTTCAACAACCTGCCAACATCAATGAGCCAGGGGAGAATGCTGTTGAAGCAACTAATCCAACTTCTGGAAGCACCTCAAGGGAGGGTGTAGAGAAATCAACAGATAAGCG CAACGCATCAAATCAAGAAGCTTCGACCCAGCAGAAGGAAAAGACAAAGAATTCAAAGCGGGAGAATAATCGCGcaatgaaaattgttaaatgtaaTGACGTCAGTAAGGATCTCATCAAGCA GATTTGCAATTCGCTGCAGATTTCGCGTCCACCGGTCGATTGCTATATCGTGTTACCCATTCCCATGgcggccaaaagcaaaagcaagacCAAGACAAGCTCAAGTGAATCAAAGAAAAGCTTTGACTACGACTCAACCAGCGCTGCTGAGAGTAATGTCGCTCCTCCACCTGAAAGGAAATCTGCGAACGCAGCTCCTCCTGCAAAGTTAAAATGCAAGACACCAACACGTAATTGTGGCTGCAATACAACGATCACGGGAAA ATTCGATGAGAGCTCGGACAACTCGGAGGGTACGCCGGCTAGCAAGGACAAGGACAAAGGAAAGGACGATAACAACGGGGCTTGCTGCAGCACTGGCGGTTGCTATTATCGCCCACGCTACAAGTATTGCTACAATCCCTGCACAGGTTGCTTCTATTGGCGCAAgcaatgctgttgctgcaacggCTGCTGTAGCAATGGAGCCGGCGGAGGTGGCTCCTGTCCCATCCAAAAACAAGCTGGCAAACCGGATGCGAAGTCCTCAAATTCTACACCTTCCTCAAGCAAGAAGAAAACCGATACCTTAAAGGATTCATCGAGAATTTCGACGCAGTCGAAGCGTTCCACAGCTGGAGCTCTGTCGGCATTCCAGCCGTGCTCACAGGATACGTACAATCAATGGATGGGATTCCAACAGCAACCCACATCAATGACACGGCCACCATTATGCTATCGTTCTCCACGATTTTTTCCGTCACAATTCCAGATGAACAGCCGGAGATTCGTCTCGCAGTCCCAACTGAATGGACGACATCAATCACCGGACATTGATTGGACGCCACAATAG
- the LOC117567030 gene encoding uncharacterized protein LOC117567030 isoform X2, with the protein MFDCNTFNFDCSPYYNGCPPTSASLITEFPKQTGPFVEKKFSNFIPPTFLLNRNAPKSKVKTRSCSCSAKTPKVSFNCKCKDKGISDCRKIDKESGQRVCNKSCDAKSDNVSEADDHRVIGKSSSGKRVYWKTGNGEEAQEKSSKDKRAYRKTGYGKELQGKSSNDNQVQAKSSSGAIPPESNPNNTLGISGDPQASEGVWSGPDPVIPVYDYRDELNPMNQVLVTNEMPVLNEMPRPLNEMPAAGLPTRKNPQFDPCTGQERQAPSQQQAIYAAPFDYMYPNYCPIPSSPLPCCPCPAAINMYAPMPGFQQPANINEPGENAVEATNPTSGSTSREGVEKSTDKRNASNQEASTQQKEKTKNSKRENNRAMKIVKCNDVSKDLIKQICNSLQISRPPVDCYIVLPIPMAAKSKSKTKTSSSESKKSFDYDSTSAAESNVAPPPERKSANAAPPAKLKCKTPTRNCGCNTTITGKFDESSDNSEGTPASKDKDKGKDDNNGACCSTGGCYYRPRYKYCYNPCTGCFYWRKQCCCCNGCCSNGAGGGGSCPIQKQAGKPDAKSSNSTPSSSKKKTDTLKDSSRISTQSKRSTAGALSAFQPCSQDTYNQWMGFQQQPTSMTRPPLCYRSPRFFPSQFQMNSRRFVSQSQLNGRHQSPDIDWTPQ; encoded by the exons ATGTTTGACTGTAATACGTTTAA CTTTGACTGCAGCCCATATTACAATGGAtg CCCTCCTACAAGTGCTTCACTTATTACAGAGTTTCCGAAACAAACTGGGCCCTTTGTTGAGAAGAAGTTCTCAAATTTTATTCCCCCTACTTTTTTGCTTAATAGAAATGCCCCTAAATCTAAGGTTAAAACGCGTAGCTGCAGTTGCTCTGCTAAAACTCCAAAAGTTTCGtttaattgtaaatgtaaAGACAAAGGAATTTCAGACTGTAGGAAGATTGATAAGGAATCCGGACAACGAGTTTGTAACAAATCCTGTGATGCTAAGAGCGACAATGTCTCTGAAGCCGATGATCATCGAGTTATAGGGAAGTCGAGCAGCGGAAAACGAGTTTATTGGAAGACTGGGAATGGTGAAGAAGCTCAAGAGAAATCTAGCAAGGATAAGAGAGCTTATAGGAAGACTGGGTACGGTAAAGAGCTTCAAGGCAAGTCTAGCAATGATAATCAAGTCCAAGCGAAATCGAGCAGTGGAGCAATACCTCCCGAATCGAATCCAAATAACACTCTAGGAATCTCAGGGGATCCCCAGGCGTCTGAGGGTGTATGGTCTGGCCCAGATCCTGTAATACCTGTGTACGATTATCGGGACGAATTAAATCCAATGAACCAAGTATTGGTCACAAATGAGATGCCTGTTTTGAATGAAATGCCTCGACCTCTCAACGAGATGCCTGCTGCAGGGCTGCCCACTCGAAAGAATCCTCAGTTTGATCCCTGCACAGGCCAGGAACGCCAAGCTCCGTCTCAACAGCAGGCAATATACGCAGCGCCCTTTGACTATATGTATCCAAATTATTGTCCCATCCCGTCTAGTCCCTTGCCATGTTGTCCTTGTCCAGCAgctataaatatgtatgctcCAATGCCAGGTTTTCAACAACCTGCCAACATCAATGAGCCAGGGGAGAATGCTGTTGAAGCAACTAATCCAACTTCTGGAAGCACCTCAAGGGAGGGTGTAGAGAAATCAACAGATAAGCG CAACGCATCAAATCAAGAAGCTTCGACCCAGCAGAAGGAAAAGACAAAGAATTCAAAGCGGGAGAATAATCGCGcaatgaaaattgttaaatgtaaTGACGTCAGTAAGGATCTCATCAAGCA GATTTGCAATTCGCTGCAGATTTCGCGTCCACCGGTCGATTGCTATATCGTGTTACCCATTCCCATGgcggccaaaagcaaaagcaagacCAAGACAAGCTCAAGTGAATCAAAGAAAAGCTTTGACTACGACTCAACCAGCGCTGCTGAGAGTAATGTCGCTCCTCCACCTGAAAGGAAATCTGCGAACGCAGCTCCTCCTGCAAAGTTAAAATGCAAGACACCAACACGTAATTGTGGCTGCAATACAACGATCACGGGAAA ATTCGATGAGAGCTCGGACAACTCGGAGGGTACGCCGGCTAGCAAGGACAAGGACAAAGGAAAGGACGATAACAACGGGGCTTGCTGCAGCACTGGCGGTTGCTATTATCGCCCACGCTACAAGTATTGCTACAATCCCTGCACAGGTTGCTTCTATTGGCGCAAgcaatgctgttgctgcaacggCTGCTGTAGCAATGGAGCCGGCGGAGGTGGCTCCTGTCCCATCCAAAAACAAGCTGGCAAACCGGATGCGAAGTCCTCAAATTCTACACCTTCCTCAAGCAAGAAGAAAACCGATACCTTAAAGGATTCATCGAGAATTTCGACGCAGTCGAAGCGTTCCACAGCTGGAGCTCTGTCGGCATTCCAGCCGTGCTCACAGGATACGTACAATCAATGGATGGGATTCCAACAGCAACCCACATCAATGACACGGCCACCATTATGCTATCGTTCTCCACGATTTTTTCCGTCACAATTCCAGATGAACAGCCGGAGATTCGTCTCGCAGTCCCAACTGAATGGACGACATCAATCACCGGACATTGATTGGACGCCACAATAG
- the LOC117567029 gene encoding serine/threonine-protein kinase pakD: protein MRKNVSSRKETKDQRNSPMWYTAAAEYSRKKCLADRLAACKQEVAAFEKRIRSYSQEMEMYPISRSPPRARSISPSNQFRGCVVPTPRFDGGTTRSRPRCRSKTPTTGLRNVATATARPLDRFVSSTSRSLSPPRRGQRKSYPSRHGLASTSTIKRNNLKEPSTSRASSSASESDDDNENQPQVIDVTSKASQRATNIAQLIMVKPSRRSIMSVKKAISMQKLRMTSGSVPNRLSKASKKTIASVPVEQPDESDVSVKAPVEAEQQESIQETVLETEAEPEPEPKVPSARQSESTSERQSKVDSQGPDVQYYSTSERELDSVVDGQQEEVPDIEIFHCYPNECQGGTGGPSSIICGECNGNGTSNLINQARGNVLRSCSVTEEHFISFNSDSELHPNVNLPQYGISHYMYPGCEGQVNWHSNMPYSYGPTMLQSQPGQRMSYGCNRPGCRQQQLQQQQGQQNAYNMWNPQQHQHLQQQQQLQQQQLQQQQLQQQQLQQQLQQQHMQQQQQFQQQQFQLQQCPQPRCSQPQCSQAQYSQPQCSQQQCQQQQQQNQQQQSQQPPPQQDCLTELLAQQLQKQMEQAQAQIAQVQLQLYNVCGAAKMSKPPSFDATEVTTLPQQSPVDEELPTISGTQSASPCQNLGKSNVTFCSQATVGQALCCNEAPAVMPLGLCQTPTEGCEQMNQPQPQQLQQQQFLQLQQQQQQQQQQQQFLQQQATFQQPAPQCSGNTFWTPCCRQRYAQMRFMMPRPRCCDRHRRSS, encoded by the exons ATGCGCAAAAATGTTAGCTCCAGAAAGGAGACCAAGGATCAGAGAAACTCTCCGATGTGGTATACGGCTGCAGCGGAATACTCACGGAAAAAGTGTTTGGCAGACAGACTAGCTGCTTGCAAACAAGAAGTGGCTGCCTTTGAAAAACGCATACGATCATATAGCCAAGAGATGGAAATGTATCCAATATCGCGCTCCCCACCTCGCGCCAGAAGCATATCACCTAGTAATCAATTCAGAGGGTGCGTGGTGCCAACACCCAGATTTGATGGTGGTACGACGAGAAGTAGACCAAGATGCCGCAGCAAGACTCCCACGACTGGGTTACGAAATGTAGCGACAGCAACGGCTCGACCTCTTGACAGATTTGTCTCCTCTACCAGCCGAAGTCTATCGCCCCCGAGACGGGGACAACGTAAGAGCTATCCAAGTAGGCATGGACTCGCTTCTACCTCAACGATTAAACGCAACAACCTCAAGGAACCGTCTACGAGTCGAGCTTCCAGCTCAGCCTCAGAGTCCGATGATGATAACGAAAATCAACCGCAAGTCATTGATGTAACCTCAAAAGCGTCGCAAAGAGCCACAAATATTGCCCAACTTATTATGGTGAAGCCCAGCAGAAGATCCATAATGTCGGTGAAGAAGGCCATAAGTATGCAAAAGCTGCGCATGACCTCTGGCAGTGTACCCAATCGGTTGAGCAAAGCGTcgaaaaaaacaattgcttCAGTACCCGTAGAGCAACCAGATGAGTCGGATGTATCGGTGAAGGCTCCAGTTGAAGCTGAACAGCAAGAATCCATTCAGGAAACTGTATtggaaactgaagctgaaccTGAGCCAGAGCCTAAGGTCCCATCGGCACGCCAATCTGAATCAACTTCGGAACGGcaatcaaaagttgatagtcAAGGACCTGATGTTCAATATTATTCAACTAGCGAGCGGGAGCTGGATAGTGTTGTGGACGGACAGCAGGAAGAAGTACCAGATATTGAGATATTTCACTGCTATCCCAACGAATGCCAAGGAGGGACTGGTGGTCCATCTTCGATCATTTGCGGCGAGTGCAACGGCAATGGCACCAGCAACTTAATTAATCAGGCAAGAGGCAATGTGCTGAGATCCTGTTCGGTAACCGAAGAGCACTTCATCAG CTTTAACTCAGACTCGGAACTTCATCCGAACGTGAACTTACCTCAATATGGCATCTCGCATTACATGTATCCGGGATGCGAGGGACAGGTCAACTGGCATAGTAATATGCCATATTCCTATGGGCCAACTATGCTGCAATCACAGCCAGGCCAAAGGATGTCTTATGGCTGCAATAGACCCGGTtgtcgacagcagcagctacagcagcaacaaggcCAACAGAACGCCTACAACATGTGGAatccacaacaacatcagcatctgcagcaacaacagcagctgcaacaacagcagctgcagcaacagcagctacagcaacaacagctgcaacaacagctgcaacaacagcatatgcagcaacaacaacaattccagcagcaacagtttcaGCTGCAACAGTGTCCACAGCCACGGTGTTCACAACCACAGTGTTCACAGGCACAGTATTCACAGCCACAGTGTTCACAGCAAcagtgccaacaacaacaacaacagaatcaacagcagcagagtcAGCAGCCACCGCCACAGCAGGATTGCCTCACGGAACTATTGGCTCAGCAGTTGCAGAAACAAATGGAGCAAGCACAGGCGCAAATCGCTCAAGTGCAATTGCAACTTTACAACGTGTGTGGCGCAGCAAAGATGTCGAAGCCGCCATCGTTTGATGCAACCGAAGTCACTACGTTGCCGCAACAGTCTCCAGTGGACGAGGAGTTGCCAACGATAAGTGGTACACAAAGTGCGTCTCCGTGCCAGAACTTGGGGAAATCCAATGTAACATTTTGCTCACAAGCGACTGTAGGTCAAGCATTGTGCTGCAATGAGGCACCAGCTGTGATGCCTTTGGGTCTTTGTCAAACACCGACCGAAGGATGTGAGCAAATGAAtcaaccacaaccacagcagctgcagcagcaacagtttctgcagctgcaacagcagcaacagcaacagcagcagcagcaacagtttctacagcagcaagcaacattTCAGCAGCCTGCACCACAGTGCAGTGGCAATACCTTTTGGACGCCTTGTTGCCGGCAGCGTTATGCTCAGATGCGTTTCATGATGCCACGTCCTCGTTGCTGCGATCGCCATCGGCGGAGTTCGTAA